A single window of Mycolicibacterium madagascariense DNA harbors:
- a CDS encoding DUF427 domain-containing protein has protein sequence MTLPWPTPDKTGPGEESVWDYPRPPRLETFAGSITIELGGDTIASTDRAWRVLETSHPPTYYLPPNAFRDGVLRAATGSSWCEWKGMASYYDLVTDARVAERAGWTYLTPTRGFEAIAGAVAVMAAQVDRCTVNGEQVQPQPGGFYGGWITSWVKGPFKGIPGSRGW, from the coding sequence ATGACCCTGCCGTGGCCCACCCCCGACAAGACCGGACCCGGTGAGGAATCGGTGTGGGACTACCCCAGGCCGCCCCGGCTGGAGACCTTCGCCGGCTCGATCACGATCGAGCTGGGCGGGGACACCATCGCCTCGACCGATCGCGCCTGGCGCGTGTTGGAGACCAGCCATCCACCCACCTACTACCTGCCGCCGAACGCCTTTCGCGACGGCGTGCTGCGCGCGGCGACCGGTTCGTCGTGGTGTGAGTGGAAGGGCATGGCGTCCTACTACGACCTGGTGACCGACGCCCGGGTCGCCGAGCGCGCCGGATGGACCTACCTCACCCCGACCCGCGGCTTCGAGGCGATCGCCGGCGCCGTCGCCGTGATGGCGGCTCAGGTAGACCGCTGCACCGTCAACGGCGAGCAGGTGCAGCCGCAACCGGGCGGGTTCTACGGCGGGTGGATCACCAGCTGGGTCAAGGGCCCCTTCAAGGGCATCCCGGGCTCCAGGGGCTGGTGA
- a CDS encoding universal stress protein: protein MGAYQTVLVGTDGSDSSLRAVDRAAQIAAGASAKLVVATAYFPQSEDARAADVLKDEGYKMAGNAPIYAILREARDRAHAAGAKDVEEKAVVGAPVDALVDLAEEVKADLLVVGNVGLSTIAGRLLGSVPANVARRSKSDVLIVHTS, encoded by the coding sequence ATGGGCGCCTATCAGACCGTTTTGGTCGGCACTGACGGTTCGGATTCATCGCTGCGCGCGGTAGATCGGGCCGCTCAGATCGCCGCCGGAGCGAGCGCGAAGCTGGTCGTCGCGACGGCGTACTTCCCCCAGAGCGAGGACGCCCGGGCCGCCGACGTCCTCAAGGACGAGGGTTACAAGATGGCGGGCAACGCCCCCATCTACGCGATCCTGCGCGAGGCCAGGGACCGCGCCCATGCCGCGGGAGCCAAGGACGTCGAGGAGAAGGCCGTCGTCGGTGCGCCCGTCGACGCGCTGGTCGATCTGGCCGAAGAGGTCAAGGCCGACCTGCTCGTGGTCGGCAACGTCGGCCTCAGCACCATCGCCGGACGTCTGCTCGGTTCGGTGCCCGCCAACGTGGCACGGCGCTCCAAGTCCGACGTCCTGATCGTTCACACGTCCTGA
- a CDS encoding acyl-CoA thioesterase yields MSYRWPTLADIVETLQVDQVGDDDFVATQLDNPAHHIVGGHLAGQALMAASRTVPGRTPHSVHVYYLRAGDARRPVDFHVVRSRDGGTLSTRQVTARQDDEVLLEALASFSAPVGGLDHHAPMVDVPDPESLIPVHEQLAAYAGEHGGHWVRPQPFERRYVDAPPRLAMDLSDPPDRVRMWWRPTEPVPDDEVLHSCLLTYLSGTSMLEAAMVVRRTTPVTTFNALIDHALWFHRPVDLSDWVLSDHFSPSAIDGRGLSTATTYNRSGSVVCVATQESYFGRSGS; encoded by the coding sequence GTGAGCTACCGATGGCCGACGCTGGCCGACATCGTCGAGACGTTGCAGGTGGACCAGGTCGGCGACGACGACTTCGTGGCCACCCAGCTCGACAACCCCGCCCACCACATCGTGGGTGGCCACCTGGCGGGGCAGGCGCTGATGGCCGCGAGCCGCACCGTGCCGGGCCGGACACCGCACAGCGTGCACGTCTACTACCTCCGGGCGGGGGACGCTCGTCGCCCGGTGGACTTCCACGTCGTGCGGTCGCGCGACGGGGGGACGCTGTCGACGCGGCAGGTCACCGCGCGCCAGGACGACGAGGTGCTGCTGGAGGCGTTGGCGTCGTTCAGCGCGCCGGTGGGCGGTCTGGACCACCACGCACCGATGGTCGACGTGCCCGACCCCGAGTCGCTGATTCCGGTGCACGAGCAGCTCGCGGCGTACGCCGGCGAACACGGCGGTCACTGGGTGCGTCCGCAGCCGTTCGAACGGCGCTACGTCGACGCCCCGCCGCGGCTCGCCATGGATCTGTCCGACCCACCCGATCGGGTCCGAATGTGGTGGCGCCCAACGGAACCGGTGCCCGACGACGAGGTCCTGCACAGCTGCCTGCTGACCTATCTGTCGGGGACGTCGATGCTCGAGGCGGCGATGGTCGTACGCCGCACGACCCCGGTGACGACCTTCAACGCGCTGATCGATCATGCGCTGTGGTTTCACCGGCCCGTCGACCTGTCCGACTGGGTGTTGTCGGATCACTTCTCGCCCAGCGCAATCGACGGCAGGGGATTGTCGACCGCCACGACGTACAACCGGTCGGGCAGCGTCGTGTGCGTCGCCACCCAGGAGTCCTACTTCGGGCGCTCGGGGAGCTGA
- a CDS encoding LLM class flavin-dependent oxidoreductase, with protein MSAHPESPAPRAKFFWFLPTSGDSRSIVASSHASSNQVLPANYRAPTRQYLAEVARAADRLGFEGVLTPTGTWCEDAWLTAAALLAETEQLKFLVAFRPGLIPPTLAAQQAATLQRFSGGRVLLNIVSGGDDVEQRRFGDWLDHDARYARTGEFLHVVDSVWRGDGVDFDGEYYTVADARVSAPPDPLPQIYFGGSSAAALPIAAQYVDVYLTWGEPPQAAAAKIATVRELARARGRDIRFGIRLHTISRDTSAAAWAVADELLAELSDEQIAKQTALHAKSESEGQRRMTALHGGRRDRLEIHPNLWAGVGLVRGGAGTALVGSHLEVANLIYEYYALGFEEFILSGYPHLEEAHWFAEGVLPLLRQKGIA; from the coding sequence GTGAGCGCTCACCCCGAATCGCCCGCCCCGCGCGCGAAGTTCTTCTGGTTCCTGCCCACCAGCGGCGACAGCCGGTCCATCGTCGCGTCCTCGCACGCGTCGTCGAATCAGGTGTTGCCCGCCAACTACCGTGCGCCCACCCGCCAGTACCTGGCCGAGGTGGCCAGGGCCGCGGACCGGCTCGGCTTCGAGGGCGTCCTGACCCCGACCGGCACGTGGTGTGAGGATGCGTGGCTGACGGCGGCCGCGCTGCTCGCCGAGACCGAGCAGCTCAAGTTCCTGGTGGCGTTTCGGCCCGGCCTCATCCCGCCGACGCTCGCGGCCCAGCAGGCCGCGACCCTGCAGCGGTTCTCCGGAGGACGGGTCCTGCTGAACATCGTCAGCGGTGGGGACGACGTCGAGCAGCGCCGCTTCGGCGACTGGCTCGACCACGATGCGCGCTACGCCCGCACCGGGGAGTTCCTCCACGTCGTCGACTCCGTATGGCGCGGCGACGGCGTCGACTTCGACGGCGAGTACTACACCGTCGCCGACGCGAGGGTGTCCGCCCCACCAGATCCGTTGCCGCAGATTTACTTCGGCGGTTCGTCGGCCGCCGCGCTGCCCATCGCCGCGCAGTACGTCGACGTCTACCTCACCTGGGGCGAGCCGCCGCAGGCTGCCGCCGCCAAGATCGCGACGGTCCGCGAGCTGGCGCGGGCCCGGGGACGCGACATCCGGTTCGGCATCCGGCTGCACACCATCAGCCGCGACACGTCGGCGGCCGCGTGGGCCGTCGCCGACGAGCTGCTGGCCGAACTCAGCGACGAGCAGATCGCGAAACAGACTGCGCTGCATGCCAAGTCGGAGTCCGAGGGGCAGCGTCGCATGACGGCCCTGCACGGGGGCCGACGGGACCGGCTCGAGATCCATCCCAACCTGTGGGCGGGCGTCGGCCTGGTGCGCGGGGGAGCGGGCACCGCGCTGGTGGGCAGCCACCTCGAGGTCGCCAACCTGATCTACGAGTACTACGCGCTGGGCTTCGAGGAGTTCATCCTGTCGGGCTACCCGCACCTCGAGGAAGCCCACTGGTTCGCCGAGGGCGTGCTCCCGCTGCTACGGCAGAAGGGCATCGCGTAG